In Brettanomyces bruxellensis chromosome 8, complete sequence, a genomic segment contains:
- a CDS encoding uncharacterized protein (MEROPS:MER0026493~BUSCO:EOG09260289), with the protein MSIVADYPSVGSHRGLHRHHKHEVEKVPSQHFRVGYQKVTLDIDLAERTIYGETEITALPLESSLKEIKLDCRNIQIKSVIINQRRANFNYGDFSQNDEYMNDPENPVLADYKYNPYTEINSDNISISQHHLYRGKFYPLYSDQNNSDHPSAAQQRQTSELVIKIPDSINLRLQSNASRPTLSSPMGTTRSINGTPVTANSLMNSDRVYTPLNLKIIYTVKNSRNGIRFFGGRNTSIPRDRWFCYTFNNDLHTSASTWVPCIDNFNEKPAWDINIVVPKTIGDIGREKIIGTKEAEEALRQIQLEEMDEDDADVDADGESKVEVGGSKVDNGAKDEDTEKGENDEETTDKDLSADDNKPDESSDNGVDESRQIVVAVPDLVSFKETPHKVDMSKKVVNFQFYNPVSAHHLGFAIGPFEKVPLLEPSPSNGKLVPRKAFLASFADENEEPLDMSMEANSNKVPTMYYFLPGRREEVVNSTLFMYKALNFYSKEFSSFPFTSYTVVFLEDFPSDLCTFAGMTIASDKLLYGPRLIEPSFKTTDILSSALAEQYSGVNVLPKSLNDIWCTTGLAGYMSLQFLKKLYGVNMFKYMIRQKSELLCRLDINKRPMSNQHFRFPINWHLDLEFLRLKAPLILYILNQRMVRTDRSFGLSRVIPKIFLQAMSNDLAHGNCLSTSHFQHVCEKVVHHKLDGFFENWVHNPGVPRFTISQKFNKKRMFIEMSIRQTQSSTKMKRLAVENDEELTLPEMRRYVQQFKNKYFIDEADQMVTGEESFEPLPAFTGPITIRIHEADGTPYEHILYIREPYTKFDIQYNTKYRRTRRRKEGLLDDSEENKSSNSEGYLGDILMTSSEAAKWGLKEDATDESTNIAEMQSYAFEWMRFDADNEWICEKHINVSDEMQESMLQQDRDVDAQMEAVQYFGNIVRPKLHFANILLRTLLDTRYFYGVRIEAAHALARISSEDNDHIGMRYLLRAFKRCYCYNHNSASSYDEFDPKEYHPLPNDFSCYTDMLVMKSIVQSLSEVRNQDGDSPIELKKIILTIFRYNDNMDNEFDDSLFVCEMLRSLSLIIEHSKKFLPNHKVSVLDNVEATTDIGLEISREAMMEINRAVKMDGLQSSYHNCITVTAFEEKLNLCKRGLIKLRFEELIKYTHPRNDTEIRLMAFRALLLLGGLRNTAVLRLLFVTLKLEKSEYLKESLGELFVESIGSEANEGTLVDAEPSHENSQGINHVESQVRNSNGTMSSGLSIIQEESTNDIMESRKIQMARKTINGRIEILRNVIADKSGLKDILWDAVHSCLLPIGIKRDLLDAIALLYPAENSFKIKTDLPADKKVVARWNEKDVEPNKKFPVTLKREGRLTIQIPSIQLKTTFTNPVLKVKARHPEKTTSRLTLTTSNPKKLAVKMENQITVKTQERKKVLVSRMDQSLKITLRFKPGTILPGAPKRSKLHLIKQSSILPIRYLRFNLISKEIWASDVEDFGQKADNAAPMLKTESKIVTLKIPKEKLMSLSERQT; encoded by the coding sequence ATGTCTATCGTTGCAGATTACCCTTCAGTGGGTAGCCATAGGGGGCTTCATCGTCATCACAAACATGAAGTGGAAAAGGTTCCCAGCCAGCACTTTAGGGTTGGATACCAGAAGGTGACATTGGATATTGATCTAGCGGAAAGGACAATATACGGAGAAACGGAAATCACAGCACTTCCATTGGAGTCATCTTTGAAAGAGATAAAGCTAGATTGCCggaatattcaaatcaaGTCGGTCATTATCAATCAGCGGCGGGCAAACTTCAATTACGGTGACTTTTCGCAGAATGATGAATACATGAACGACCCGGAGAATCCTGTTTTGGCCGATTACAAGTACAATCCATACACCGAAATTAATTCTGACAACATTTCAATATCACAGCATCATCTCTACAGGGGGAAGTTTTATCCGCTGTATTCAGACCAAAACAACTCAGACCATCCATCGGCAGCCCAGCAACGGCAAACTTCGGAGCTAGTGATCAAAATTCCCGACAGTATCAACTTGCGTCTGCAGTCGAATGCATCCAGACCTACACTTTCATCTCCAATGGGTACCACAAGGTCTATAAACGGCACTCCAGTCACTGCAAATAGCTTGATGAACTCCGACAGGGTCTACACGCCGCTCAATTTGAAGATTATATACACCGTGAAGAACAGTCGAAATGGTATCAGGTTCTTTGGTGGACGAAATACAAGCATTCCTAGAGATCGCTGGTTCTGCTACACTTTCAACAATGATCTACACACCAGTGCTAGCACGTGGGTCCCTTGTATAGACAACTTCAACGAGAAGCCGGCCTGGGATATCAACATTGTTGTTCCGAAGACAATCGGGGATATTGGAAGGGAGAAGATTATAGGCACTAAAGAGGCAGAGGAGGCGTTGAGGCAGATCCAGCTTGAGGAAATGGACGAGGATGATGCTGATGTTGATGCTGATGGTGAGTCGAAGGTGGAGGTGGGTGGAAGTAAAGTGGATAATGGTGctaaagatgaagatactGAAAAGGGcgaaaatgatgaagaaaccACAGATAAAGATTTAAGTGCAGATGACAACAAACCCGACGAAAGTTCCGATAACGGAGTGGATGAAAGTCGCCAGATTGTTGTTGCAGTCCCAGACTTGGTGAGTTTCAAAGAGACACCCCATAAGGTCGATATGAGTAAGAAGGTGGTTAATTTTCAGTTCTACAACCCTGTTTCTGCCCACCACCTGGGATTTGCCATCGGTCCATTTGAAAAGGTTCCTTTACTTGAGCCATCGCCTTCAAATGGTAAGCTTGTTCCTAGAAAGGCGTTTTTAGCCTCTTTTGCCGATGAGAATGAAGAGCCTTTGGACATGTCGATGGAAGCAAACTCAAACAAGGTCCCTACCATGTATTACTTTCTTCCCGGCCGCAGGGAGGAGGTGGTAAATTCAACCTTGTTTATGTACAAGGCGCTCAACTTCTACTCGAAGGAGTTCAGCTCATTTCCATTTACCAGCTACACAGTTGTCTTCCTTGAAGATTTCCCATCCGATCTGTGCACATTTGCTGGAATGACCATTGCCAGTGACAAGCTTCTTTACGGTCCAAGACTTATTGAACCATCTTTTAAAACGACAGACATCCTCTCTTCAGCACTTGCGGAACAGTATTCAGGTGTGAATGTACTTCCAAAGTCGCTCAACGATATCTGGTGTACAACTGGGCTTGCCGGCTACATGTCGCTTCAAttcttgaagaagcttTATGGAGTCAACATGTTCAAGTACATGATCAGGCAGAAATCCGAGTTGCTATGCCGATTGGACATCAACAAGAGGCCAATGTCCAATCAACATTTCAGATTTCCCATTAACTGGCATCTCGACTTGGAGTTTTTGAGGCTAAAGGCGCCTTTAATCCTTTACATATTGAATCAACGAATGGTGCGCACCGACAGATCATTTGGTCTTTCACGTGTTATTCCAAAGATATTCTTACAGGCCATGTCCAATGACTTGGCACACGGAAATTGTCTCTCAACTTCTCACTTCCAACATGTATGCGAGAAAGTCGTTCATCATAAACTAGATGGATTCTTTGAAAACTGGGTTCACAATCCCGGAGTTCCCAGATTTACAATCAGTCAAAAGTTTAACAAGAAGCGCATGTTTATCGAGATGTCTATCAGACAGACACAATCCTctacaaaaatgaaacgTTTGGCTGTTGAAAATGACGAGGAATTGACCTTGCCTGAAATGAGAAGATACGTCCAGCAGTTCAAGAATAAGTATTTTATTGATGAGGCAGACCAAATGGTAACCGGTGAGGAATCTTTTGAGCCGTTACCTGCCTTCACAGGTCCAATCACAATTCGTATTCATGAGGCAGACGGAACGCCTTACGAGcatattttatatattagAGAGCCTTACACGAAGTTTGACATTCAATACAATACCAAGTACAGAAGAACACGGAGACGGAAGGAGGGACTTCTAGACGATTCagaggaaaacaaaagcTCAAACTCTGAAGGGTATTTGGGAGACATTCTTATGACCTCATCTGAGGCTGCAAAATGGGGATTGAAGGAAGATGCCACAGATGAAAGTACAAATATTGCAGAAATGCAGTCGTATGCTTTTGAGTGGATGCGATTTGATGCTGATAATGAATGGATATGTGAGAAGCACATTAACGTTAGTGATGAGATGCAGGAGTCAATGCTTCAACAGGATAGAGATGTGGACGCACAAATGGAAGCAGTGcaatattttggaaacatTGTGAGGCCCAAGTTACACTTTGCCAATATCTTGTTGCGAACACTTCTTGACACCAGGTATTTTTATGGTGTTAGAATCGAGGCGGCACATGCCTTGGCAAGAATATCTAGCGAGGATAATGATCATATTGGAATGAGATACTTGTTGCGGGCATTTAAGAGGTGCTATTGCTACAATCATAATTCTGCTTCTTCGTATGATGAGTTTGATCCTAAGGAATACCACCCCCTTCCAAACGATTTTTCATGCTACACAGATATGCTTGTGATGAAGTCAATCGTTCAAAGTCTTTCCGAAGTCAGAAATCAAGATGGCGATTCTCCTAttgagttgaagaaaattatcTTAACCATCTTCCGATACAATGATAACATGGATAATGAGTTTGACGACTCTCTGTTTGTTTGCGAGATGTTGAGATCGTTATCCCTGATCATTGAACACTCCAAGAAGTTTCTTCCGAATCACAAAGTTTCCGTATTGGATAATGTAGAAGCTACGACCGACATAGGTTTAGAAATTTCTCGCGAGGCAATGATGGAAATTAACCGTGCAGTGAAGATGGATGGACTACAATCTTCCTATCACAACTGCATAACGGTCACCGCCTTTGAGGagaaattaaatctttGTAAGCGGGGCTTGATTAAGTTGAGGTTCGAGGAACTCATCAAATACACGCATCCAAGGAATGACACGGAAATTAGACTTATGGCATTTCGAGCATTACTACTACTTGGTGGTTTGAGAAACACAGCTGTGTTAAGATTGCTATTTGTCACACTGAAACTTGAGAAAAGTGAGTACTTGAAAGAGTCGCTTGGTGAGCTTTTTGTTGAATCTATTGGGTCAGAAGCTAATGAAGGAACCCTTGTTGATGCTGAACCAAGCCATGAGAACTCTCAAGGTATCAATCATGTTGAATCACAGGTCAGAAATTCAAACGGCACAATGAGCTCTGGCTTGTCCATTATTCAGGAGGAATCGACGAACGATATAATGGAATCTCGAAAAATTCAGATGGCCAGAAAAACAATCAATGGCCGTATTGAAATATTACGCAATGTTATTGCTGATAAGAGCGGTCTTAAGGATATTTTATGGGATGCCGTTCATTCTTGTCTTTTGCCAATTGGCATTAAGCGTGATCTTTTGGACGCGATTGCCTTGCTATATCCGGCTGAAAACTCTTTTAAAATCAAGACTGATTTACCTGCTGATAAGAAGGTCGTTGCCCGTTGGAATGAAAAGGATGTCGAACCAAATAAAAAGTTCCCTGTTACATTGAAGAGAGAGGGAAGACTAACAATCCAGATCCCATCAATCCAATTGAAGACAACATTCACGAACCCGGTTTTAAAAGTGAAAGCACGTCATCCAGAAAAGACAACTTCACGGTTAACATTGACAACGAGTAATCCTAAAAAGTTAGCagtgaaaatggaaaatcaAATTACAGTGAAAACTCAggagaggaagaaagttcTCGTCAGTCGTATGGATCAATCTTTAAAGATTACCCTGAGATTCAAACCAGGAACAATTCTCCCAGGTGCACCCAAAAGATCGAAACTTCATCTGATTAAGCAAAGTTCAATATTGCCGATCAGATACCTCAGgtttaatttaatatcaaaagaaatatggGCGTCTGACGTTGAAGATTTCGGCCAAAAGGCTGATAATGCTGCTCCTATGCTGAAAACAGAGTCCAAAATTGTTACTCTTAAgattccaaaagaaaaattaatgagTCTTTCAGAGAGACAaacataa
- a CDS encoding uncharacterized protein (BUSCO:EOG09260SAH), whose product MTRGYHASSSSFSLKYMHSNSSISTQTNARTNTNKSSPTKAITEIDQFSSVVTPHVEIGIKPSPLTSALMKTDRLLVESLSSAGYDCVVLPITNARYKGNCKNYFLEFRKRNMIHGLNTSDDTPTDGNSTSNYHGRSSSYSSSMMDTPSSGNDPNFSYETSFDHENGTTQNNTESIDDATYDLDILDVPYPELSEVNVVNGPHISKTVGLLSSWVELDNENGLINEFSLQVISNEVSYAQYIGIHSLLIAPPKNMSNLQIYAANINTILEKFPAVCISVSLPMCEDSVRDPTSGKIIPTTDPFSTWDVWNSIRIQCNYNMHLSVSLGSPKTNISQNVVDRWLLEPVRFYLLSSYRFIPNSKHYPVLNKFNQLIIWKFIQRKALYPPVLLLHGIDKLKKEFAESLNLNVRSSTGSRSQNSEMNPDDDKSSKSGNTSFLEYLRYLVGMSYKNNQLLPLENFTINNFLSLNLSFDKLMSPESLQSPLSPLTVNLDNNTYNVFEQDHAKYDAYERAIIAALRDLSAIDRFSYFPQKIGNNNKSCETLKFGSDNANNLKLKILVVGSGRGPLIKRLFSAIEKLDLNINHISITTIEKNPNAIIYLQERNREHWGNRVTIYNCDVRHWKPTYEAEVGFHLVISEMLGSFGCNELAPECLDSIQRYCDKKNCILIPQEFTSYVAPVISPSLFSKVCRIKNEHKFDRPYLPVWDEMDLMSTDYAKVWTFNSKTCLTVKNYSIFDNKHNKRQAHVVLKCHRKGTIHGLIGYFSAILYKRVEISTCPTGLGPEPRNLVSWLPIYFPIEQPIYITDDQELSIFMKREYKDTRVWYEWSMEAFIYLLSPSQRLSTSISNDQSSAISGKSAEASQVRVRTAATRIHNPAGKGYCMKLC is encoded by the coding sequence ATGACTAGGGGATATCATGcgtcatcctcatcattttcCTTAAAATATATGCACTCGAATTCGAGCATCAGCACACAAACCAATGCCAGAACCAACACCAATAAATCTTCACCCACAAAAGCTATAACAGAGATCGATCAATTCTCATCGGTGGTAACCCCGCATGTTGAAATCGGAATTAAACCTTCGCCCCTGACATCTGCCTTAATGAAGACAGATCGTTTACTTGTGGAGAGCCTTTCATCTGCCGGCTACGATTGTGTTGTTCTACCGATTACCAATGCAAGATATAAAGGTAACTGCAAAAATTACTTTTTGGAATTCAGGAAGCGAAACATGATACACGGTTTGAATACATCCGATGATACTCCTACTGATGGAAACTCAACTTCTAATTATCATGGAAGATCTTCCAGCTATTCAAGTTCGATGATGGATACACCATCTTCCGGAAATGATCCCAACTTCAGCTACGAGACAAGCTTTGACCATGAAAATGGCACAACACAAAATAACACAGAGTCGATTGATGATGCCACTTATGATCTTGACATCCTTGATGTACCGTACCCAGAACTTTCCGAAGTGAACGTTGTCAATGGCCCACATATATCCAAAACTGTAGGTTTACTTTCCTCTTGGGTAGAATTGGATAATGAAAACGGCCTGATAAATGAATTCTCCCTACAGGTGATCAGCAACGAGGTTTCATACGCCCAGTATATCGGTATCCACTCTCTGCTAATTGCTCCACCAAAAAACATGAGTAATTTACAAATCTATGCCGCTAACATTAACACAattcttgaaaagtttCCTGCAGTCTGCATTTCGGTTTCGCTGCCAATGTGTGAGGACTCTGTGCGAGACCCCACAAGTGGGAAAATTATTCCAACAACAGATCCATTTTCTACGTGGGATGTGTGGAATTCAATTCGAATTCAGTGTAACTATAATATGCACCTCTCTGTCTCGTTGGGATCTCCGAAGACGAATATCTCACAGAATGTGGTCGATAGATGGCTTCTTGAGCCGGTGAgattttaccttctttcAAGCTACCGGTTTATTCCCAACTCAAAGCATTATCCAGTTCTTAATAAGTTCAATCAGCTGATAATTTGGAAGTTTATTCAAAGGAAAGCCCTTTATCCGCCAGTTTTACTACTTCACGGTATTGATaagttgaaaaaggagTTTGCCGAATCTTTGAATCTTAATGTCAGATCATCCACCGGGAGCCGCAGTCAAAATTCAGAGATGAATCCCGATGATGACAAGTCATCCAAATCCGGaaatacttcttttttggaatACCTCCGGTATTTAGTGGGCATGAGCTACAAAAACAATCAGCTTCTCCCCTTGGAAAATTTCACcataaataattttttgagTCTCAATTTGTCTTTCGACAAGTTGATGTCTCCGGAAAGTCTACAATCGCCTCTCAGTCCATTGACTGTGAATTTGGACAACAACACATACAACGTTTTTGAACAGGACCACGCAAAATATGATGCTTATGAAAGAGCAATCATAGCTGCATTGAGAGATTTATCAGCTATCGACcgattttcatattttcccCAAAAGATCGGGAACAACAATAAGAGTTGTGAAACTTTAAAATTTGGGTCTGATAACGCGAACAATTTAAAACTAAAAATACTAGTGGTTGGATCCGGTCGTGGTCCATTAATTAAAAGGCTTTTCTCTGCTATTGAGAAATTGGACCTGAACATTAATCATATCAGCATTACaacaattgaaaagaatcCAAATGCGATTATATATCTACAGGAAAGAAATAGGGAACACTGGGGGAATCGGGTCACCATTTATAACTGTGACGTCAGACATTGGAAGCCTACATATGAAGCGGAAGTGGGATTTCATCTTGTCATTAGCGAAATGCTAGGAAGCTTTGGTTGTAACGAGCTTGCCCCAGAGTGCTTGGATTCGATTCAGAGATATTGcgataagaaaaattgcaTATTAATTCCGCAGGAGTTCACTTCATATGTTGCTCCAGTTATATCACCATCACTGTTTTCCAAGGTGTGCCGCATTAAAAATGAGCATAAATTTGACCGGCCATATTTGCCAGTGTGGGATGAAATGGATCTAATGTCGACGGATTATGCTAAAGTTTGGACATTTAATTCGAAAACGTGTCTTACAGTGAAGAATTACAGTATATTCGACAACAAGCATAACAAAAGACAGGCTCACGTCGTACTCAAATGCCACAGAAAGGGAACAATACACGGCCTAATCGGTTACTTCAGTGCCATTCTTTATAAAAGGGTTGAAATCTCTACTTGTCCTACAGGGTTGGGACCAGAGCCTCGAAACCTTGTTTCCTGGCTACCAATTTACTTCCCAATCGAGCAGCCCATATACATTACTGACGATCAGGAATTAAGCATATTTATGAAGAGGGAGTACAAAGATACCAGAGTATGGTACGAGTGGTCCATGGAAGCATTTATATATCTATTATCACCTTCCCAAAGGCTTTCCACTTCCATTTCAAACGACCAGAGCTCGGCCATCTCCGGAAAGTCAGCTGAGGCCTCACAAGTGAGAGTACGTACGGCTGCGACCAGAATACATAATCCCGCGGGAAAGGGCTATTGTATGAAGCTTTGttaa